A single genomic interval of Sebastes umbrosus isolate fSebUmb1 chromosome 9, fSebUmb1.pri, whole genome shotgun sequence harbors:
- the ctbp1 gene encoding C-terminal-binding protein 1 isoform X3, with product MQGIRPPILNGPMHPRPLVALLDGRDCTVEMPILKDVATVAFCDAQSTQEIHEKVLNEAVAALLYHTITLSRDDLEKFKGLRVIVRIGSGFDNVDIKAAAELGIAVCNVPASSVEETADTSLCLILNLYRRVTWMHQALREGTRASSVEQIREVAGGAARIRGETLGIIGLGRVGQAVALRAKAFGFGVIFYDPYLPDGVERSLGLQRMATLQDLLIHSDCVSLHCSLNEHNHHLINDFTIKQMRQGAFLVNTSRGGLVDEKALAQALKEGRIRGAALDVHETEPFSFSTGPLKDAPNLICTPHTSWYSEQASVEAREEAAREVRRAITGRIPDSLKNCVNKEYLMAASPWPSMEAATVHPELNGATYRFPPGLINVAAAGGLPGAVGGVESLVTGTLAHGITPVSHPPHAPSPNKAEADRDIPSDQ from the exons ATGCAAG GTATCCGACCCCCCATCCTGAACGGGCCAATGCACCCGCGGCCCCTGGTTGCCCTGCTGGACGGGCGCGACTGCACTGTGGAAATGCCCATCCTCAAAGATGTGGCCACAGTGGCGTTCTGCGATGCCCAGTCCACGCAAGAGATTCATGAGAAG GTGCTAAATGAGGCCGTTGCTGCCCTGCTCTACCACACCATCACTCTGTCCAGAGATGACTTGGAAAAGTTTAAAGGCCTACGCGTAATTGTCAGGATCGGCTCCGGCTTCGACAACGTTGACATCAAAGCAGCTGCCGAGCTAG GCATTGCGGTCTGTAACGTGCCAGCATCGTCTGTGGAGGAGACGGCCGACACTTCGCTATGTCTGATCCTCAACCTGTACAGGCGAGTCACCTGGATGCACCAGGCCCTCAGGGAGGGAACCCGGGCCTCAAGTGTGGAGCAGATCAGGGAGGTAGCTGGCGGTGCCGCTCGTATCCGGGGTGAGACTTTGGGCATCATCGGTCTAG GGCGCGTTGGCCAAGCGGTGGCTCTGCGGGCTAAGGCCTTTGGTTTTGGCGTGATCTTTTATGACCCCTATCTGCCTGATGGTGTGGAGCGCTCTCTGGGCCTGCAACGCATGGCCACTCTGCAGGACCTGCTCATCCACTCTGACTGCGTATCCCTGCACTGCAGCCTCAACGAGCACAACCACCACCTCATTAATGACTTCACCATCAAACAG ATGCGTCAGGGAGCCTTCCTGGTGAACACGTCAAGAGGCGGTCTGGTTGACGAGAAAGCGTTGGCTCAGGCCCTGAAAGAGGGCCGGATACGAGGGGCTGCCCTGGACGTTCATGAGACAGAACCCTTCAG TTTTTCAACAGGCCCTCTGAAGGACGCCCCCAACCTGATCTGTACCCCGCACACATCCTGGTACAGTGAGCAGGCCTCCGTGGAGGCTCGCGAGGAGGCAGCCAGGGAGGTTCGCCGCGCCATCACTG GGCGTATCCCTGACAGTCTGAAGAACTGCGTTAATAAGGAGTATCTGATGGCAGCCTCTCCGTGGCCCAGCATGGAGGCAGCCACTGTTCACCCAGAACTTAATGGAGCCACTTACAG ATTTCCTCCAGGTCTGATCAAtgttgcagcagcagggggTCTCCCCGGAGCTGTCGGCGGGGTTGAAAGCCTTGTTACAGGAACCTTGGCGCACGGCATCACCCCCGTCTCCCACCCCCCTCACGCCCCTTCCCCTAATAAGGCCGAAGCCGACAGAGACATCCCCTCCGACCAATAG
- the ctbp1 gene encoding C-terminal-binding protein 1 isoform X2, which yields MALMDKHKQVKRQRLDRICIRPPILNGPMHPRPLVALLDGRDCTVEMPILKDVATVAFCDAQSTQEIHEKVLNEAVAALLYHTITLSRDDLEKFKGLRVIVRIGSGFDNVDIKAAAELGIAVCNVPASSVEETADTSLCLILNLYRRVTWMHQALREGTRASSVEQIREVAGGAARIRGETLGIIGLGRVGQAVALRAKAFGFGVIFYDPYLPDGVERSLGLQRMATLQDLLIHSDCVSLHCSLNEHNHHLINDFTIKQMRQGAFLVNTSRGGLVDEKALAQALKEGRIRGAALDVHETEPFSFSTGPLKDAPNLICTPHTSWYSEQASVEAREEAAREVRRAITGRIPDSLKNCVNKEYLMAASPWPSMEAATVHPELNGATYRFPPGLINVAAAGGLPGAVGGVESLVTGTLAHGITPVSHPPHAPSPNKAEADRDIPSDQ from the exons ATGGCTCTGatggacaaacacaaacaagtcaAGCGGCAGAGACTTGACCGCATTT GTATCCGACCCCCCATCCTGAACGGGCCAATGCACCCGCGGCCCCTGGTTGCCCTGCTGGACGGGCGCGACTGCACTGTGGAAATGCCCATCCTCAAAGATGTGGCCACAGTGGCGTTCTGCGATGCCCAGTCCACGCAAGAGATTCATGAGAAG GTGCTAAATGAGGCCGTTGCTGCCCTGCTCTACCACACCATCACTCTGTCCAGAGATGACTTGGAAAAGTTTAAAGGCCTACGCGTAATTGTCAGGATCGGCTCCGGCTTCGACAACGTTGACATCAAAGCAGCTGCCGAGCTAG GCATTGCGGTCTGTAACGTGCCAGCATCGTCTGTGGAGGAGACGGCCGACACTTCGCTATGTCTGATCCTCAACCTGTACAGGCGAGTCACCTGGATGCACCAGGCCCTCAGGGAGGGAACCCGGGCCTCAAGTGTGGAGCAGATCAGGGAGGTAGCTGGCGGTGCCGCTCGTATCCGGGGTGAGACTTTGGGCATCATCGGTCTAG GGCGCGTTGGCCAAGCGGTGGCTCTGCGGGCTAAGGCCTTTGGTTTTGGCGTGATCTTTTATGACCCCTATCTGCCTGATGGTGTGGAGCGCTCTCTGGGCCTGCAACGCATGGCCACTCTGCAGGACCTGCTCATCCACTCTGACTGCGTATCCCTGCACTGCAGCCTCAACGAGCACAACCACCACCTCATTAATGACTTCACCATCAAACAG ATGCGTCAGGGAGCCTTCCTGGTGAACACGTCAAGAGGCGGTCTGGTTGACGAGAAAGCGTTGGCTCAGGCCCTGAAAGAGGGCCGGATACGAGGGGCTGCCCTGGACGTTCATGAGACAGAACCCTTCAG TTTTTCAACAGGCCCTCTGAAGGACGCCCCCAACCTGATCTGTACCCCGCACACATCCTGGTACAGTGAGCAGGCCTCCGTGGAGGCTCGCGAGGAGGCAGCCAGGGAGGTTCGCCGCGCCATCACTG GGCGTATCCCTGACAGTCTGAAGAACTGCGTTAATAAGGAGTATCTGATGGCAGCCTCTCCGTGGCCCAGCATGGAGGCAGCCACTGTTCACCCAGAACTTAATGGAGCCACTTACAG ATTTCCTCCAGGTCTGATCAAtgttgcagcagcagggggTCTCCCCGGAGCTGTCGGCGGGGTTGAAAGCCTTGTTACAGGAACCTTGGCGCACGGCATCACCCCCGTCTCCCACCCCCCTCACGCCCCTTCCCCTAATAAGGCCGAAGCCGACAGAGACATCCCCTCCGACCAATAG
- the ctbp1 gene encoding C-terminal-binding protein 1 isoform X1, with the protein MALMDKHKQVKRQRLDRICEGIRPPILNGPMHPRPLVALLDGRDCTVEMPILKDVATVAFCDAQSTQEIHEKVLNEAVAALLYHTITLSRDDLEKFKGLRVIVRIGSGFDNVDIKAAAELGIAVCNVPASSVEETADTSLCLILNLYRRVTWMHQALREGTRASSVEQIREVAGGAARIRGETLGIIGLGRVGQAVALRAKAFGFGVIFYDPYLPDGVERSLGLQRMATLQDLLIHSDCVSLHCSLNEHNHHLINDFTIKQMRQGAFLVNTSRGGLVDEKALAQALKEGRIRGAALDVHETEPFSFSTGPLKDAPNLICTPHTSWYSEQASVEAREEAAREVRRAITGRIPDSLKNCVNKEYLMAASPWPSMEAATVHPELNGATYRFPPGLINVAAAGGLPGAVGGVESLVTGTLAHGITPVSHPPHAPSPNKAEADRDIPSDQ; encoded by the exons ATGGCTCTGatggacaaacacaaacaagtcaAGCGGCAGAGACTTGACCGCATTTGTGAGG GTATCCGACCCCCCATCCTGAACGGGCCAATGCACCCGCGGCCCCTGGTTGCCCTGCTGGACGGGCGCGACTGCACTGTGGAAATGCCCATCCTCAAAGATGTGGCCACAGTGGCGTTCTGCGATGCCCAGTCCACGCAAGAGATTCATGAGAAG GTGCTAAATGAGGCCGTTGCTGCCCTGCTCTACCACACCATCACTCTGTCCAGAGATGACTTGGAAAAGTTTAAAGGCCTACGCGTAATTGTCAGGATCGGCTCCGGCTTCGACAACGTTGACATCAAAGCAGCTGCCGAGCTAG GCATTGCGGTCTGTAACGTGCCAGCATCGTCTGTGGAGGAGACGGCCGACACTTCGCTATGTCTGATCCTCAACCTGTACAGGCGAGTCACCTGGATGCACCAGGCCCTCAGGGAGGGAACCCGGGCCTCAAGTGTGGAGCAGATCAGGGAGGTAGCTGGCGGTGCCGCTCGTATCCGGGGTGAGACTTTGGGCATCATCGGTCTAG GGCGCGTTGGCCAAGCGGTGGCTCTGCGGGCTAAGGCCTTTGGTTTTGGCGTGATCTTTTATGACCCCTATCTGCCTGATGGTGTGGAGCGCTCTCTGGGCCTGCAACGCATGGCCACTCTGCAGGACCTGCTCATCCACTCTGACTGCGTATCCCTGCACTGCAGCCTCAACGAGCACAACCACCACCTCATTAATGACTTCACCATCAAACAG ATGCGTCAGGGAGCCTTCCTGGTGAACACGTCAAGAGGCGGTCTGGTTGACGAGAAAGCGTTGGCTCAGGCCCTGAAAGAGGGCCGGATACGAGGGGCTGCCCTGGACGTTCATGAGACAGAACCCTTCAG TTTTTCAACAGGCCCTCTGAAGGACGCCCCCAACCTGATCTGTACCCCGCACACATCCTGGTACAGTGAGCAGGCCTCCGTGGAGGCTCGCGAGGAGGCAGCCAGGGAGGTTCGCCGCGCCATCACTG GGCGTATCCCTGACAGTCTGAAGAACTGCGTTAATAAGGAGTATCTGATGGCAGCCTCTCCGTGGCCCAGCATGGAGGCAGCCACTGTTCACCCAGAACTTAATGGAGCCACTTACAG ATTTCCTCCAGGTCTGATCAAtgttgcagcagcagggggTCTCCCCGGAGCTGTCGGCGGGGTTGAAAGCCTTGTTACAGGAACCTTGGCGCACGGCATCACCCCCGTCTCCCACCCCCCTCACGCCCCTTCCCCTAATAAGGCCGAAGCCGACAGAGACATCCCCTCCGACCAATAG